CTGCGGCAGCCCGACAAAGCGCAGATGAGGGAAGTCTCTTGTGGGATCCAGCCCCTCATTCAGCCATTCTCGCTTAGCGATCTGAAAGCCGCCAAACGCCTGAGGCGTGGTGGCAATAATATTTTTGTCTTTTATCTCTTCCCAGCGGGACATTACCGGCGTATCTCTTCGGGCGATAACCGTAGAACCAATGGCGTAGCGGGGCTCTCCGTAGAGAGGATTCAAGCTCAGCATTCTCACTGCGTCATAGTCGTGCTGATACTGTAAAAACTTAACGCCGTTAGTAATGGCAAAATCAATAGTGCCGCTGGCAACTAGCTGGTCGATACTTTTAATATCGCCGGTAATTAAAATAAACTGGTATTGAGGAAAGCGCTGATTTAAATAATCAATCGTAGGCTGCCAGCGATAGACGCCTTTATTCGTTTCATCAAACGACAGTACACCCACGCGTATACTGTGCCGTTGAGGAAAGGTTTCTGCCTTCAGAGTAGGAGTCATAAACAAAATAATAAACAGCAATATGCCTATTACGCCTTTCAATCTGTTTAGCTGACGCACCGTGTCTCCCACTCCTACCCGCTTATTTTACCCGTTTATCCTGCCCCTACATTAGGCTCTATGGCCCACACAATATTGATATACATCAAGCGGCAGGAGGATGTGCGGTAAACCACTATAGAGGCCAAAAAGCCATTATTGCAATGTGTTGCAAGTCATCATAAATATAAAAAGGTATTCACATGGAAAACAATAAATCCAGACGTCAGTTTATCCGCCTGGGGCTGACCTCCGCCGCTGTTGCCCCTCTGGCTGCCGTTATTCCTTTTACCGCTCAGGCAGAAGACTCCCCGCTCAATATTCTCTGGGATGAAGAAATGGACGTGCTGGTACTCGGTACCGGCATGGCGGGTTTCACTGCCGCCATCAAAGCAGCGGAGACCACCCCCGGACTCAAAATCGTTCTGGCGGACAAAATGTCCCGACTGGGCGGCTCATCATTAATTTCCGGACTCAACATGGCTGTCGTCGGCTCGCCGTGGCAAAAAGAGGCGGGTGTTTTAGATGACTCGTGGGAACTGCTTTTAAAAGATATTGAAAAGGAGTCCAGAGGGTACAGCCATATCGAATTAACAAAAACCATCGCTCAGAATACCCTGTCACTGTTCAACTTCCTGTGTGACCACGGCGTGGAGTTTGACAAAACCATCGGCAACGGCACGGGCATAAAATCCCTTGGCGGCCACTCTCGCGCCCGCTGCGTCTGGCCGGTTCACGGCGGCAGCGGAATTGTAAAAAGCCTGCAAAAATACATTCAGGAAAAGCTGCCCAACATTGACATCCGCAAGCAGGTGCTGCTGGAAGAGATTATTCGCAACCCGGCCGGGCGCGTGATCGGCGTTCGGGTAAGGGAAAACTACGTCTTTAACCGCGAGGTCAAAGACTTCGGCCTGAATGACAGTCCAGAATTTAACAGCACTGGCAATACCCGCTACTACAAGGTTAAGCGCGGTCTGGTCATCGCCACGGGCGGCTACAATCAGGATCGCAAATTTCGCGGCGATGAAGTCGGCGCCCTGTACAACTCCGTTTCAACCGCCAACCCCGGCGCAACGGCCGGTGCGCTGAAAGCCATGATCAAAGCGGGCTTTAAACCGATTCATATGACGCTCTTTCGCTTTGCCTTCCCTATTCCTACCGAAGACATTCTCTGGGGTATTTTGGTGAATCCGCGAACCTGTCAGCGCTTTGTGGACGAATACAACAATAACGACCGTCAAGGGCTGGGGCTGAAGATCCTGTCTGAACGCATGAAGATAGACGGCGAGCAGATTATCCTGATTTACGACCAGACCGGCGTGGACAACTATCACGACAAGCAGCGCTTGACGCTCTCTCTTGAAGGCAAAAACGGCACCGAAGGCACCATGTGGAAATTTGAC
This DNA window, taken from Leminorella richardii, encodes the following:
- a CDS encoding FAD-dependent oxidoreductase codes for the protein MENNKSRRQFIRLGLTSAAVAPLAAVIPFTAQAEDSPLNILWDEEMDVLVLGTGMAGFTAAIKAAETTPGLKIVLADKMSRLGGSSLISGLNMAVVGSPWQKEAGVLDDSWELLLKDIEKESRGYSHIELTKTIAQNTLSLFNFLCDHGVEFDKTIGNGTGIKSLGGHSRARCVWPVHGGSGIVKSLQKYIQEKLPNIDIRKQVLLEEIIRNPAGRVIGVRVRENYVFNREVKDFGLNDSPEFNSTGNTRYYKVKRGLVIATGGYNQDRKFRGDEVGALYNSVSTANPGATAGALKAMIKAGFKPIHMTLFRFAFPIPTEDILWGILVNPRTCQRFVDEYNNNDRQGLGLKILSERMKIDGEQIILIYDQTGVDNYHDKQRLTLSLEGKNGTEGTMWKFDTLEALAANFNMDIAELNKTIAEYNQNMENDKDQFGKPKELMKTSTSIGKAPYYAMWLNPRYNYSQGGAMINTEARPLDIVTQQPIPGAFVCGEASAGSYGYIRLTACGSLDCGVFGMIAGENAGKETPWE